A stretch of Microcoleus sp. FACHB-68 DNA encodes these proteins:
- the murJ gene encoding murein biosynthesis integral membrane protein MurJ: MSDIKKPARSLAGIAGIVAVATLISKIFGLVRQQAIAAAFGVGAAVDAYNYAYVIPGFLFVLLGGINGPFHSAIVSVLAKRKQEESAALVETITTLVGGVLLLVTVGLVIFAGPLINVVAPGLNVTAAEAATRGINSEQFQTILQTREIAIQQFRIMAPMALLAGLIGIGFGTLNAADQYWLPSISPLFSSVTVIGGLGLLALQLGNKITLPQYALTGGLVLAFGTVAGAILQWLVQLAAQWRAGMGTLRLRFDFKQPGVRDVMNILGPATFSSGMLQINVYTDLWFASFIPQAAAALGYAGLLVQTPLGIISNVLLVPMLPMFSRLADPADWPELKVRIRQGLILTGITMLPLSALMVTLAVPIVRVVYERGAFNADASKFVAPVLIAYSIGMFVYLGRDVVVRVFYALGDGETPFRVSVANILLNVVLDYIMVEAFGAPGLVLATVGVNLVSMVVLLVLLDRKLHGLSWQEWCGPIFALTGLSVLAGAACWGTLWLSQKALGSEGLLVQLLQLCLAGGVGLAIFGVLAIQLKLPELDIFVSRLRQRFGKKS, from the coding sequence CCGGCATTGTGGCAGTGGCCACCCTAATTAGCAAAATTTTTGGTTTAGTGCGCCAGCAAGCAATTGCCGCAGCCTTCGGCGTGGGTGCTGCTGTTGATGCCTATAACTACGCATACGTCATTCCTGGCTTTTTATTCGTGTTGTTGGGTGGGATTAACGGGCCATTTCACAGCGCCATTGTCAGTGTTTTGGCCAAGCGGAAGCAGGAAGAATCAGCGGCATTGGTGGAGACGATCACCACGCTGGTGGGTGGGGTGCTTTTGCTGGTGACAGTTGGTTTAGTGATTTTCGCCGGCCCTCTTATTAACGTCGTGGCACCCGGCTTAAACGTAACGGCGGCAGAGGCAGCAACGCGTGGGATCAATTCAGAACAATTCCAAACCATTCTTCAAACGAGAGAGATCGCCATCCAGCAATTCCGGATCATGGCCCCGATGGCTTTACTAGCCGGCTTGATTGGCATTGGTTTTGGCACCCTGAATGCAGCGGATCAATATTGGCTGCCGTCGATCAGTCCTTTGTTTTCCAGCGTCACCGTCATTGGTGGATTAGGACTGCTGGCTTTACAGTTAGGCAATAAAATTACACTGCCGCAGTACGCCCTCACCGGCGGACTCGTGCTTGCCTTCGGAACCGTGGCTGGAGCGATTTTACAATGGCTGGTGCAACTTGCCGCCCAGTGGCGAGCCGGCATGGGGACATTGCGCCTGCGGTTTGATTTTAAACAGCCTGGGGTGCGGGATGTGATGAATATTTTAGGGCCGGCCACCTTTTCCTCTGGGATGCTGCAAATCAACGTTTACACCGATTTGTGGTTTGCCTCCTTTATCCCCCAAGCGGCGGCTGCCTTGGGATATGCCGGCCTTTTAGTGCAAACACCCCTCGGTATTATTTCCAATGTGCTGTTGGTGCCAATGCTGCCGATGTTTTCTCGGCTAGCCGATCCCGCCGATTGGCCAGAGTTAAAGGTGCGAATCCGTCAGGGTTTAATCCTCACCGGCATCACCATGCTACCGCTCAGCGCCCTAATGGTCACCCTCGCAGTGCCCATCGTGCGCGTTGTTTACGAACGCGGTGCTTTCAATGCAGATGCTTCTAAATTCGTTGCGCCGGTGCTCATCGCCTACAGCATCGGGATGTTTGTCTATTTGGGACGCGATGTCGTGGTGCGGGTGTTTTATGCTTTGGGCGATGGAGAAACGCCGTTTCGAGTCAGTGTGGCGAATATCCTGCTCAATGTCGTGCTCGATTACATCATGGTTGAGGCATTTGGCGCACCGGGTTTGGTGTTAGCCACCGTTGGGGTCAACCTTGTCTCTATGGTGGTGCTATTGGTGCTGCTTGATCGCAAACTGCATGGTTTATCCTGGCAAGAGTGGTGTGGGCCAATTTTTGCACTCACTGGTTTGAGTGTCCTTGCCGGCGCTGCCTGCTGGGGAACGCTTTGGCTGTCTCAGAAGGCTTTAGGAAGTGAGGGTTTGTTGGTGCAACTGCTGCAACTCTGTCTTGCCGGTGGGGTGGGATTAGCAATTTTTGGTGTATTGGCTATCCAGTTGAAGTTACCAGAGCTGGATATTTTTGTCTCCCGCTTGCGGCAGCGTTTTGGCAAAAAATCTTGA
- a CDS encoding sigma-70 family RNA polymerase sigma factor, producing the protein MSDFQTLSASSRRGSSEELGKGFWQQWQQYGDYLYRCCIKWMGGNPTDAEDALSRAMLKAWEKVQKYAAGEISNLKAWLTTLTRNLCVDIYRERSRGANRVEDIEGYAFSEEQGLVRSEATPYCAMETGEKRIVIRRAIDNLPIRLRETFIMHFYKELSYPEIAQRQEISYQNVCKRISQAREILREQLRGYFIGEEGTNTELSVPTTGEIAKVYAGVEPITGETVTLSVAVGEVESAVGEESIDVARLGFACCPWQSVQHRKSVRVAATTEGKLEVKSDGYRCVEVALCELPHTAILALAQFDEEPGCWGNSCLPVQRMQQQPLVGKGWGEFLRSSRSPPLYRFPYFQPFVKNLSGMKIMVHLFRVIRV; encoded by the coding sequence ATGTCAGATTTTCAAACACTTAGTGCATCAAGCCGGCGGGGAAGTTCAGAAGAATTAGGGAAAGGGTTTTGGCAGCAATGGCAGCAGTATGGAGATTATCTTTACCGTTGCTGCATTAAGTGGATGGGGGGGAACCCGACTGATGCTGAAGATGCCCTGAGTCGGGCGATGCTTAAAGCTTGGGAAAAGGTGCAAAAGTACGCAGCGGGGGAAATTTCTAATTTAAAGGCATGGCTGACGACGCTGACTCGCAATCTGTGCGTGGACATTTATCGTGAACGCAGTCGGGGGGCGAATCGAGTTGAGGATATAGAAGGTTACGCTTTTAGTGAGGAGCAAGGACTGGTACGGAGTGAGGCTACGCCTTATTGTGCAATGGAAACTGGCGAAAAAAGGATTGTGATTCGTCGTGCCATTGATAATTTACCAATAAGGTTGCGCGAGACGTTTATCATGCACTTTTATAAGGAATTGTCTTATCCAGAAATAGCCCAACGGCAAGAGATTTCCTACCAGAATGTCTGCAAGCGCATCTCCCAGGCGCGGGAAATTCTGCGAGAGCAGTTGAGGGGATATTTTATCGGAGAGGAAGGGACTAATACGGAATTATCGGTTCCAACGACTGGGGAAATAGCCAAGGTTTATGCGGGAGTTGAACCGATCACAGGCGAGACGGTGACGTTATCTGTTGCGGTGGGGGAAGTAGAGAGTGCTGTGGGAGAGGAATCGATTGACGTAGCGCGATTAGGCTTCGCCTGCTGCCCTTGGCAATCGGTGCAGCACAGAAAGTCGGTGAGAGTTGCTGCAACAACTGAAGGGAAGTTAGAAGTCAAGAGTGATGGTTATCGGTGCGTTGAGGTAGCGCTGTGTGAATTGCCGCATACAGCTATTTTGGCTTTGGCACAATTTGATGAAGAACCTGGATGTTGGGGGAATTCTTGTCTGCCGGTGCAGAGGATGCAACAACAGCCTCTTGTGGGGAAAGGATGGGGAGAATTTTTGCGCTCATCCCGCTCTCCTCCTTTGTATCGTTTTCCTTATTTTCAGCCCTTTGTCAAAAATCTGTCGGGAATGAAGATAATGGTTCATTTATTTAGAGTTATTCGAGTTTAG
- a CDS encoding VCBS repeat-containing protein, whose amino-acid sequence MYEFSLPKFRRQLVEDRRLDGYWIEAFNIDSDSKPDIVGYGLGQGEVSWYRNNDWKKTLIARYFGPVGMHHVDINGDGRNDIVICYQYGQTMVNCDPEGGKIEWLENPGNSEPYWKNHYIGRATSMHRLKVGYFTQKTKLQVLALPIVGKPNDVHSITPIVLFTQPDDLYGAKEWKEEILKIYDKNYYETHNKKPNPESDAGLLYFHVIHGVSVKKYRNKSGSNLDSALIASEEGITLIYFSPEDGVWYGKAIGQGEITQINKTGFKGSGDVDAGKVGDDDFAYIAAVEPFHGNTVVVYCKDKESNSSLTNCGWKRVVLDIYGDPNAIGEGPGHFVVCADFDQDGDDEFLVALRGPMPWQGVFYYKAIDVKNGVFAKWRVSEDSAARIAVADFDGDGRLDFATIGYSVGGYYCAENPSIVVYYNDFAKK is encoded by the coding sequence ATGTACGAATTTTCTCTCCCTAAATTTAGACGGCAGCTTGTTGAAGATCGTCGCTTAGACGGCTATTGGATAGAAGCATTCAACATTGATAGCGATTCTAAGCCGGATATCGTCGGATATGGACTCGGTCAAGGTGAAGTAAGTTGGTATCGAAACAATGATTGGAAAAAGACATTAATCGCCAGATATTTTGGTCCTGTTGGTATGCATCATGTAGATATCAACGGTGATGGTCGCAATGATATCGTCATTTGTTACCAATACGGTCAGACTATGGTAAATTGCGATCCCGAAGGAGGCAAAATTGAATGGCTTGAAAATCCAGGTAATTCCGAGCCGTATTGGAAAAATCATTATATTGGCAGAGCCACTTCAATGCACCGTCTGAAGGTAGGCTATTTTACCCAAAAAACAAAACTGCAAGTTCTTGCCCTACCGATTGTTGGGAAACCAAATGATGTTCACTCTATTACACCCATAGTGCTATTTACTCAGCCTGACGATCTTTATGGAGCAAAAGAGTGGAAAGAGGAAATTCTTAAAATATATGACAAGAACTACTACGAGACGCACAATAAAAAACCAAATCCCGAAAGTGATGCTGGTTTGCTCTACTTCCACGTCATTCATGGCGTATCTGTGAAGAAGTATAGAAACAAGTCAGGCTCGAATCTTGATTCTGCACTGATTGCTTCTGAAGAAGGGATTACATTGATCTATTTCAGTCCAGAAGATGGCGTATGGTATGGGAAAGCGATTGGCCAGGGTGAAATAACTCAAATAAATAAAACAGGTTTTAAAGGTAGTGGTGATGTAGACGCAGGTAAGGTAGGAGATGATGATTTTGCCTATATTGCCGCCGTCGAACCATTTCATGGCAATACAGTAGTTGTTTACTGCAAGGATAAGGAGAGTAATTCTTCTCTAACTAATTGCGGTTGGAAAAGAGTTGTATTAGATATTTATGGCGATCCTAATGCAATTGGAGAAGGGCCAGGACATTTTGTAGTTTGTGCAGATTTTGATCAAGATGGCGATGATGAGTTTCTGGTTGCTTTGAGAGGGCCAATGCCCTGGCAAGGCGTGTTTTACTACAAGGCTATCGATGTGAAAAATGGCGTGTTTGCTAAATGGCGTGTTTCTGAAGATTCGGCTGCTAGAATCGCTGTTGCAGATTTCGATGGTGATGGCAGATTAGATTTTGCCACTATCGGCTATTCGGTAGGTGGATATTATTGTGCAGAAAATCCATCCATTGTTGTTTACTACAACGACTTTGCCAAAAAGTAG